The Ignavibacteria bacterium sequence GTCAATTGAACCGTTGTCTTTATTATATTTTACAGCATTGCTTAGTATGTTTGTAAAGAGCCTGTTAATTTCATTCTGGTCAGCCTTGAGTTTGGTTCCCGGAGAATCGATGTGAAAGTTGACGGTAATTTTTTTCTTGTGGAGTTCAAGTTCGAGGAATTCGATAATGGATCTGACAGTCTGACTGATTTCAAGCTCTTTAATTTCGCGCTGTGTTTTCTTGAGTTCCATTCTGGAAATATCCAGCAGGTCGTTTACCATTACAACCAGGTTCTGCAGCCTTGTGTAGGATCTTTCAAGGAAGTCCTTCTGCTGCTCTGGTGAAACGTTAACTTCGTTGTCCAGAATTATCTTAAGAAAACCAATTACGGCTGCAATGGGCGTTTTCAGCTCATGCGCCACCATGGAAACGAACTGTGACTTTATGGCTTCAACCTTAACGGATTCCGTTATATTTCTTATTACTGTAACAACGCCTGCCAGCGATCCGTCCGCATGCGGAACAGGTGAGCAGGTGGCCTCAATAACCAGCTCTTTGTTAGGTTTGAGCTCAATCTGTGTAGAATATGAATTCGGGATGTAGGTTTCGGAATCAATGAATTTTTTGATGATCTGTGTAATTTCATCAGGAAGGATTTCGAGGATTACATCCCCGATAAATATTTCATGAAGATCCAGGTACTTCAGGGCACTGGAATTATAGAGTACCAGTTCACCGGTCTTGTTTACTACCAGCGCTCCCTCGGTAATTGAATCAATTATGGTTTTTAATCTTGTCTTCTCATAGGCTATCTCCAGGAGCCTCTCCTCCCTCTCTTTTCTCAGCCTTTCGGCCTCCAGTATTAAGAGGCGCTTCTCATAGCCTTTCCTGAGCTGGAGAAGGAGTTCGTCCGGAGTAAACGGTTTGGGAATGTAGCTGTAAGCACCCAGCTTTGTGGACTCAATTGCAGTGTCATAACTTGCATATGCAGTTGCAATAAAGCATACAGTATTCGGATTTGCCTTACGGATCTCCTTGAGCACCTGGATGCCGTCAATATCAGGCATCCTGAGGTCAATGATAGCCAGATCAAACTCGTTCATCTTGGCCAGGCGGATCCCTTCGGTTCCGTTTTCCGCAGCCTCGGCATAAAAGCCTTCGCTTTCCAAAAGACGCTTTGTGCCGAGCCTGAGTCCCCTTTCATCATCCACAATCAGGACATGTGGTTTATGGTTTTCCACTTGTTTTCCCTTTTTTTATTTTAGGAACATATTTCAGAACAGATGATGAATTTAAAGCCAGATACTTATCCCGGATAAATTTACGAATAATAATTGATATACATTATATAAAAATCAGGCCACAGTTTCAAAGAAATGCTCCAGTTTTTTAAGGAGCTCTTCAAAAACTATAGGCTTGTTGAGCACTGCATCGCACTTTATCCATTCCTTCTCCTCGCTTGTAGAGGAGCCGAATTTATAGCCCGTAAGGTACGTTGCGCTTGTAAGAAGAAATACGGGAATATTTTTTCCGTAGGGATCTCTTTTTATCCTATGGCAAAGAATGAAACCCGAATCGTGCTCTTCCATGATAAGGTCTAAAATTGCGGCATCAGGCTTTTCTTTCTTAAACTCGTTCCAGCCATCTTCCACGTTTTCAGCTGTAATAATTTCATAGCCTTTGGATTTCAGCAAGATCGTATGCTGTTCAAGAAGATCAATATCGTCATCAACCAGAAGAATTTTTTTTACTTTTTCGTGAACTGACATTTATTCAACTCCTTAGTTCATAATAGTTTGATTGTTAAGATGAGAAGGAAGCTTCAGCGTGAATGTAGTCCCCTCACCCAGTTTACTTTGAACCCCAATGTCTCCTCTGTGCATTTTTATGATGCCATAGGTTATTGCCAGGCCGAGGCCTGTGCCCTTTCCCATTTTCTTTGTAGTAAAGAAAGGGGTAAACAGCTTACTTAAATTTTCTTTTGGTATGCCGCAGCCCGTATCCTTAAATTCCACGACGAGATATTCCTCCTGCCTCAATACCCTTACAGATACATTCTTATCTTTCTTGTCCTCAAAAGATTCAAATGCGTTGTTCAGGACGTTAAGGAACACTTCCTTAATCTGGTCGGCATCGGCTTCAATAACCGGTTCTTCAGCCGTATTTTCCAGGACTATCTTTACGTCCTTATAGACCGGATTAATGGAAAAAGCCTTCATGATCTTGGATAAAAGCTCCCAGATATTGATTTTCGAAAGTTTCAGCTTCCCCTGACGCGCAAAGTTCAGAAGATTAGCTACAATATACTTGCAGCGGTTGGTCTCATCGATTATCATGTTGAGATCTTCCGTGTACTGATTGCAGCCCGAGACCTTCGACCATTCATTCCTGAGCATGGATGAATAGAGTAAAATTGTGCCCAGAGGGTTATTTATCTCGTGCGCCACACCCGCGGCAAGCTGCCCGATTGAGGCCAGCTTTTCTGCCGAGTGGAGCTGCTCCTGCGTATTTTTCAGCTCATCATAGGCTTTTTCAAGCTTGTCAATTAAATACGGCAGGCACATTTCATCCTCAGCCAGACCCTTTGCAATTGCAACGGCATACTCACGGCATGAAACATAGCCGCAAGCCGTGCAGTTGAGCTCATCCTGCTTTTCAAATTTATTAGAACGGGCCAGTATTTCCTTTATCTTCTCTTCAGAAGGCATCGGCTTTCTCTGGTTTTTCGAAGAGAAATTCCTCCTGAAACTGATATTCCGGCTGTTGAAAATGTTGCTTTTCCACAAATGCTTGTCAACGTTGTTGATCTTTTCTTCGCAATACTTAATGACCTTTTCCCTTTTTGAGTAGTAATTAAGGTCACTGTCAATAGCCGGGCCGCTGATGCACCCCTCGCAGAAAAGTATGTCAACAAATTTCGAATTAATGTTTCCCTGCGCTATCTCGTTGAGTATTTCAAGCACTTTGTCCTTGCCTTCAACAACAATGGTCTCTTTGGCAAGAATGTCGTTCGAAATAGAAGCCGTCTTCAGGAGTCCGCCCGCAAGAGGGAAAACCTTTCCCATATGTGAGTGCGGCGGGTCAAAATCGTCATCCGGAAGGCCGGAAAGCTCAATTTTCTTGTTCCTGAAGATTTCCTTCAGCTCTGTAAAGGTAAGAACGGCATCAATTGCGCCTGACACCTCGTCGTCTATATACTCGCTTTTTTTTGCAACACAGGGCCCTATAAAGACAACCTTAATGTCTTTTCCCAGGTTGGCCTTCAGGTATCTTCCCATTGCTATCATGGGAGAGACGATTGTAGCCAGGTTCGGCACCAGCTCTTCACGATATTTTTCAATATAGTTATAAACAGCCGGGCACGACGAACTGATTATCGTCTTGCCATTAAAGGATTCCATTTCCCGGGAATAAAGCTGCCCTATCAGATCAGCCCCGAATGCGGTCTCTGCAACCGTCTTAAAACCCAGAAGACGAAGTGCAGCAGGCAGCTTTGTATAGCTTTCGGGAAAAGAGGCGGCAAACGACGGAGCAATTATGGCGACGGCCTTACCTGTGGTAAGTATATCCTCAAGTATAACCTCAATGTCGCTTTTTATCTGCTTTGCCTGCTGTGAGCAGACTTTCAGACAATGCCCGCAGCTGATGCACCTGTCCCCGATGACCACAGCCTGACCATTGACAACCCGGATAGCAATAGCAGGGCATTCTCTGATACAAGAGTAACATCTTTTGCATTTCTGCCCTATTGTGCTTACAATACTTTTGCCCATTGCTCTCGGATTCTACCTGGTTATGCAAACAATATAAAGCTGAACTTAAAAACTACCTGCTGTACCTTTTAACCGACACTGTTCTTTAGGAGTTCTTTTCTGTCGGTATACGTAGTATGCAGAATTTCATGCGATTTATGGCTGTTCGGCTCCTTGAAAAACTCCTTATAGATGGTTTTTACCGCCTCGTTATCATGGCTCCTGCGGCAGGCCATCTCTGCATCTATTTCATAGAGAGCTTTAATTCTCTTTTGTACCTTTTCAGGCTTGTTGTGTATCGGCTGTCCCCCGCCGTTTATGCAGCCGCCGGGGCAGGCCATAACTTCAATGAAATCGTATTTTGACGTGCCATTCTGAATTTCGTCCAGAACAGGACCGACGTTTCCGATTCCATTGACAACAGCAATATGTAATTCCATACTATCGATCTTTACGGAAGTTTCTTTAATGCCCTTGAGTCCGCGTATGTCTTCAAACTCAAGCTTTTCAAGCTCGTTTCCGGTAAGTATGTGGTATGCTGTTCTAAGGGCCGCTTCCATTACGCCGCCTGAGGTTCCGAAGATTACGGCAGCGCCGGTTGACTCCCCTAGCGGGTTGTCGAATTTGTCTTCGGGAAGATCGCTGAAATCGATTCCGGCCATTTTGAAATACCTGACTAGTTCGCGTGTTGTCAGAACTGCATCTACGTCCTGCATCAGGACTTCAGAGAGTTCCGGGCGGTCAGATTCAAATTTCTTAACCGTGCAGGGCATGATGGAAACAACAAATATATCCTTCGGGTCAAGCCCCATCTTCTTTGCATAATAGGTCTTTGTTATGGCGCCAAGCATTTCATGAGGCGACTTGCAGGTTGAAATGTGTTCAAGCATTTCAGGCCTGTTCTGCTCAATGTATTTAATCCAGCCCGGGCAGCAGCTTGTAAACATCGGGAGCTTCTTATTATTCTTGATCCTGTTGACCAGCTCCGTCCCCTCTTCCATAATTGTAAGGTCTGCGGCAAAGTTTGTGTCAAAGACCTTGTCGAAGCCGAGGCGTTTTAAGCCCGTAACCAGCTGTCCGGTAACGTTTGTGCCCATAGGGAGGTTGTATTCCTCACCCAGTGAAGCACGCACTGCAGGAGCAACCTGAGCGATGGTAAATTTTTTCTTGTCGTTCAGAGCGTATGCCACTTCTTTAAGAGCGCTTCTTTCCCTCAATGCTGCCGTAGGGCAGACGAGTATGCATTGCCCGCAGAGTATGCATTCGCTGACATTGATCCCTTTGTTGTACGGGGTCGTAACTATGCTTGAAAATCCCCTGTTTGTAAAGTCAATTGCACCTACTTTCTGAATCTCATTGCACACACGGACGCACCTGCCGCAGAGTATGCACTTGGCAGGATCCCTTTCAATTGAAGGGCTTGAAACGTCGATAGCATGTTTTTTGGTTTCTCCTGCGTAGCGGTGTTCTCTTACGCCGTACTGTTCGGAGAGGTCCTGCAGCTCGCAGTTCTTGTTGCGGACGCAGACGAGGCAATCCTGCGGATGATTTTCAACGAGCAGTTCCACAATGGTTTTTCTTGCGCGCCTTACCCTCGGGGAATTTGTTTCAACCACCATTCCCTCATAGACCGGATAAGCACAGCTTGGGATGAGTCCCCTCTGCCCTTCGACTTCCACAACGCACATACGGCAGGCTCCTGTGGGAGTCAGATTCTTCAGATGGCATAAAGTAGGCACATGTATTCCCACAGATTTTGCAGCATCAAGAATTGTCATTCCTTCTTCTGCATTAACTTTAATACTATTTATGGTTAACTGAACCATTAGAATCTCCTACTATTTCGATTTAATCGGAAAAAATTAGTTTATCTCAATAGCCTTAAAACGGCAGCTTTCGAAACACATGCCGCACTGAATGCATTTATCCTGAATAATGTAGTGTGCCTGCCCCTTCTCTCCGGCAATGGCTTCATTTGGACATTTCTTCAGGCAAAGCCCGCAGCCCGAGCAGATGCTGTTGTCTATGGTAAATGTCAAAAGCTCCTTGCAGACTCCTGCAGGGCATTTCCTGTCGTAGAGATGAGCTTCGTATTCTTCCTTAAAGTACCTTAAGCCTGAAAGGACCGGGTTTGGAGCCGTCTGCCCGAGGCCGCAAAGAGAGGTATCTTTTATCACGTCGGCCAGGCGCTGCAGGTGAACAACCCCCTTGAACCTTTGCAGCTGGTCCAGTTTGTCCTTTGTATTCTTGTAGCTCCTTGGAATTCTTTCAATTATTTCGAGCATGCGCTTTGTTCCTTCGCGGCACGGCACGCATTTTCCGCAGGATTCGTTCTGTATAAATGAGAGGAAGAATCTTGCTATGTCAACCATACAGGTATCTTCATCCATTACTACAAATCCGCCTGAACCCATCATGGCACCTACGGTTTTGAGAGATTCATAGTCAACCTGTGTCTTAATGACGCTGTCAGGAAGGCATCCGCCCGAAGGGCCTCCTATCTGAACAGCCTTAAAGAGCTTGTTGTTTGGAATTCCGCCCCCGATCTTGAAGACCACGTCTTCAAGCGTAACTCCCATAGGCACTTCAACGAGGCCCGAGTTCTTGATTTTGCCGGAAAGCGCAAATACTTTTGTTCCCTTGCTCGATTGCGTACCGATTGAGGAGAACCAGCCTGAGCCTCTGGCTATTACGGCAGGCACGTTGGCAAAGGTTTCAACGTTATTTATGATGGTCGGCTTACCCCAGAGCCCTGAATTAGCCGGGTAAGGGGGTCTGGGCTTCGGCATTCCGCGCTTGCCTTCAATTGAGGCAATAAGTGCCGTTTCCTCGCCGCAGACAAAAGCTCCGGCACCTTTTTTAACTTTCAGGTCAAAGCTGAAATTGCTGCCAAGTATGTTCTTACCAAGCAGTCCGTATTTCCTGCACTCTTTAATTGAGTTTTCCAGCCTTTCAATTGCAAGCGGATATTCTGCACGGCAGTATATATAGCCGTTGGTGGCTTCAATTGCATAGGCAGCAATGAGCATTCCTTCAATTATCCTGTAGGGATCGCTTTCCAGGACTGAGCGGTCCATGAATGCACCCGGATCGCCTTCATCAGCGTTGCAGATGATGTACTTTACGTCGCTCTTATTCTTAAGGGCGAGTTCCCACTTCTTTCCTGTAGGAAATCCGCCGCCGCCGCGTCCCCTTAGTCCACTGGCCAGGACTTCCTTTACAACGCCTTCTGGTTTCATGAGGCGCAGGACTTTGTCAAATCCTTTGAAGCCTCCTACACTTAAGTAGGCGTCAATTGATACAGGATCGATAATTCCGCAGTTTTCAAGTACAACTTTAAGCTGATGCTTGAAAAACGGGTCTTCGTTGATGTTTGGGACTTCAGGAGTGGATTTTCCGTGGGTTCCTAAGAGTTTTTCCTTGAAAACTCCTTTTTCCACTATTGTCCTTTGTATGAGCTTTGGGACAATTTTAGGGACAATTTCGCAGTACGAAATTCTGTCCTGTCCGGGGAGTTTAATGTCTACAATTACTTCTTTCGCACAGTAGCCTATACAGCCTGTAGCTACGATGCGGGCATTGATATTAAGTCTTTTTAATTCATTTACGATAGCCTCTTCAACTTTTTTCGCCCCTGATGCCAGTCCGCAGGTACCCATTCCAATAAAAATTACAGGAAGGTCGTGCTCCTTAAAGGTCAATTGTTTGTTCAGGCTGATGAACTTTTCCTGACATTCGGAATTATGGTGGCAAAGGGGGCCTTCGGTGCAGCATGTAACAAATTGGCTGCACGGTTTTTCTAAGCTGTGCCAGCATTCATCACAGCATTTATCCAGAAAGGTTTTCATTGTTCGCTCGTAATTTGTTCTTCAATTTTTTCTGATGAGACTTCTGAAGCAGTATATTTTTTCAGGATTCTCGGGATGTCCTTTACGGTTGCTCTGCCGTAATAGTCATCATTTACAACAATAACAGGAGCAATACTGCATGCTCCGATACAAGCTACAACTTCCAAAGTAAAATTCTTATCTCTTGTGGTCTCCCCTGCCTTGCAGTTCAAGGCTGTTTCCAAAGCAAATAACAGGTTTGCTGAACCTTTCACGTGGCATGCTGTTCCCCTGCATACTCTTATGATGTTTTTCCCAAGGGGTTTTAATCTGAACTGGTTGTAAAAGGTAGCAACTCCATAGATCCTGCTCAGGGGCATATCAAGAAATTCGCTAATATCCATCAGAGCTGATTCGGGTAGGTAACCATATATATTCTGCACCTCTTGCAGCAAGGATATTAAATTGCTTTTATCTTTGGGAGGATAATTGGAGAAAATGTTTGAATGCATCTTAATACCTATGTTTGGTTTGCTATGACTTTTGCAATTAATGTGCCATTTTTCGCCCCCTCATTTTTAGCTCAAAATGGGCACATATGAGTTTTTATGACGGATACTTATTGTGAATTTTTCTAACAATAACTATTATTTTCCTAACAATAAGAAAAGGAAAAAGTACAATAAAATTGGACCTCTGGTGCAATTTGGGCGGATAATCTTGATTTTATGTGGAAAAAGAAATGAGAAGCCCTGAATGCCGCCAATGGGGCATTCAGGGCCCTTTATTTTAGAATTGCTCAGGACCGGAGAAGGTTACTAGCCGATCGCATTGTTTTTTGCCGCAGATTCTTCTGCAAGTTTCTTCTTGTAATTCTTTACTTTCTCAAGCAGGCCCTTGTCCTCCACTGCCAGGATCTGTATGGCAAGAAGAGCCGCGTTTTTCGCTCCCCCGATAGCTACCGTAGCTACAGGAATGCCTGAAGGCATCTGAACGATGGACAGCAGTGAGTCCAACCCGTTTAAGGATTTACTTAAAATAGGAACTCCTATTACCGGCAGCGGAGTGTATGCCGCGGTTACACCCGGAAGATGTGCTGCCCCTCCGGCGCCTGCAATAATTACCTTAATACCCCTGTTTATGGCCTCTGTAGCATATTCTGCCAGCATGTGAGGTGTACGGTGTGCCGATATGATCTTAAGCTCGAACATGACGCCGAACTGATCGCAGACACTGGCGGCTTCTTTCATTACGGGCAGATCGGAATCGCTTCCCATTATTATAGCTATTTGCGGACTGAAATTTTCCATGTTTTTTCCTGAAATTGTTGCTTTCAAAAGATACATTCAATTTAAGAAAGATTCAATTTTCTCCTATTGCACTTTAGCCAGCAAAAGAAAAAAACAGGACAAAAAAAAAGGAATACCCGGCAGGGGGTATTCCATTTTATTAAAAATTATGCGCCTTATTTTTCAGTAATTGAACCGATGCCTGAAACGCTTCTTCTCACATTCTTGGGGTTTCCGTAGTAATCCAGGCTTCCCACACCCGATATGTCGGCTCTTAATTCCTTAGAGGCGTAAACCTCGGCCTTTGAAGCGCCGCTGATTTCCACATTGGCGTTATCTGCAAGAAGGTCACGGGCTTCCACTTTCACGGCACCCGAGAGGCTTAGCCTCAGCATGCCGGTTTTGCCCGAAAGATACATTTTCCCGGCACCGCTTGCATCGAGCTTAATCCTGTCGTTATTTACGTTTTCAACCGTTATGTTGCTTGCCCCGGAAGTTTCCACTTCATCAATATTAGAAGCCGTAATATTTACCTTTATCTTTTTCTTCGGGTTTATGCTCTTTGTATTATAAATATGCAAAGTATTTCCGCTGATTTCCGATTTTATTAGCGGCAGAATATTACTTTCAGCACTTATCGTCACACCCGGAGTAGAGCCGCAGGTGATATTTACCTCATATGCTCCACCAATATCAACCGCGTTAAAATCGCTCAAAGAGCGTGTTTCTTCCCTGCTTATGCCGCTTCCTCTTACACCGCCAAAGCCGTGGCAGTTGAATCCGAAACCGTGGCAGCCGGCAAAAACGAGAAATAATAATGCTGAAGCCAGTAAAACTCTTTTCATATGTCCTCCATGCTTAAAATCTTGACCCTTCTGGAAATTTAGACGCAGGAAGTTTCAGGAAGTTCTAAATTAAACATTTTTTTTTCATTTAGCCATGAATGGAGCCTGAGGAACAGTTCAATAACTTTTGGACTTCTTTCGATAGTAAAGTCCCGGTAAACCCGGTTTTTTTAAAGAAAAATATTATATATTTGCTGAACCATTTCAAGCAGCAGGCTTAAAGCCCGGCTCAGATCGCAAAAGGTCCAAAACGAAGTAATTCTTGAATTTAAGATAATATGAAAATTAAAGATATAAACGGCACAGGTTCCATTGACTTAAGAGAGCTCATAGCAACGGCATACGGGCACTTAAGGAACGGAAGATTTCAGGCGGCGCTTGAGACTTCAAGACAGGCCTACGAGGCAATGCCAAATGACAGCAGCGCAATTATCTGCCACGCCTGGGCGCTTCTGGAGAACGGCAGCCCCGCCAAGGCTCTTGAACTGGCAAACCTGGCTGTGGAATCTGACGAACACAGTTTTAATTCGCACCTCTACAGGGGCCTTTTCCTCAGCCGTATGAGTATTTACGAAGGAGCCTTAAGCGATCTTGACGTTGCAGTTAAAAACGAGGAATATCTCTTATCGATGGCTTACTTAAGCCGGGCAAGGAGCCTTGCCGGACTGGGAAGGTACTTTGAAGCCCTGGAGGAGATGGAAAAAGCCATACTGGTCTCGGGGGAGAATGTCCCGGATTTTAAGGAGCGCAAAAGATGGTACAGAATTGCAGCCGGATATAACGACCTCTTTGAAGAAAAGGCAGATGCCGGAATAGAGCAGCTTGAAGAGGCTGAAAAGGCGCTCAGCTTTGGCGAGAACTGGTTTACGCTTCTTATTGCAGGAAAGATCATTTCCAATAAATTATCAGGAAATGTTTCTGAAGAGATGCTCCAAAAGGCACAGATACTGGAACTGCGCGCGATGACTGCTCTTTTTCAATACCTCCCCGCCCTGCAGAAAGCAGAAAAATTAAAAGAAGGCCTCCGGGGAAATGTGGAATTTAAGGCCATTTATGTTGAGCTTTTAAGGCTCTGCAGTAAAAAGAATAATGATGATCCGGAAAGCCCTCTTCCGGCAGAAAAAGAGCGTGAGGATTCTCAAAACGCCAAAGAAAAGCCTTCTCCTGAAATTGAAGACAAAAATAACGGGGTTATAAGCCTCCGTAAAAGAATAGATTTTAAGAGCCACTCAAACCCCTTCGCGGAGTTCCTGGATGCTAAAATGTTCCCGTTCAGCTCCAACACAAGCGGAGAAATTAAAAGATACCTCGTACAGTTCAGCGCCCGGAATACATCCTTTATCGGAACGGAGCTTCTCCTAAGTAACCCGTTTTACCAGACGAGGGATTTCAGCCTTTCCGGCGAGGCTCTCTGGTACCTGAACGGAGAGGAAATAGGCCGGAACAGCTTCAGCGTCTTTATTGATAAGTCTTGGGAGGAGGCAACTTTCGTCCAGTACTGGGGGGCTGAGGTTCCGGGATACTGGGAAAAAGGACAGGCTAGAGTTGAAATCCTTATTGATGAACATAAGGTATGTGAACGCTGGTTTTTAATTTCCACAACTGAAATTGAGCAGTCGGCTGAAGCAAGATATCTGCCCGATGAAACTGAAACCCTGCCCGGGGAGCCTGATCCCGTCCCGGAGATAAGTCCCGTTAAAGTTAACCGGAACTACTCTTACCTTCCGCTTCCACAGGAGGAGGAGCCGCTTGAGGTTCTGCTCCAGAATCTTGATAGCCTTACGGGGTTAAATAAAGTTAAAGAAGCTCTGAGGGATTTTATCAGCTATCTTGAATTTCAGAATGAAAGGCAAAGGCTGGGCCTTAGCAGCAGCTCAAACTTTACGCTGCACTGTGTTTTTCAGGGAAACCCCGGTACAGGTAAAACAACTGTAGCCCGTATGCTGGGAAAGATTCTTAAGGCGATGGGTTTTCTTGAAAAAGGACACATCGTTGAAGTGGACAGGGCCGGCCTCGTGGGACAGTATATAGGCGAGACCGCCATAAAAACAGACAAGCTTGTATCGGAAGCCATGGGCGGCGTGCTTTTTATTGACGAGGCCTACAGCCTGGTTAAAAAGTCAGGCGGCGGGCAGGATTTCGGCCAGGAGGCAATTGACACACTCTTAAAAAGGATGGAGGACCATAAGGGTGAATTTGTGGTCATTGCAGCAGGTTATCCCGAGGAAATGCAGGCTTTCCTTAATTCCAACCCGGGACTAAAAAGCCGCTTTACACACAGCTTTGACTTTGAGGATTATTCACCCGAAGAACTTCTGGAGATATTTAAGGCAACAGCTTCTGCCGAGGAGTATACTCCAAGCGAAGAAGCCCTTGAAATGATAAAAAAAGAATTTACGCGCCTTTACAGGAAGCGCGACAAATCTTTCGGCAACGCCCGTTTGTCCGGCAGGTTCTTTAACGAATCCAAGCTTCAGCTGAGCAGAAGATTTACCAGGCTAAGCGACCAGGAAAAGTCAAAACAGGCTATGATGACGATTACTGAAGAAGACATAAAAGCGATCCTTTCAACAGAAAAGGAGAAAAATGTTTCAATCCCGATTGATGAAGAAGCTCTCAGCCGTGCTCTGGAAAAAATAAACAGCCTTTCAGGAATTGAATCCGTTAAAAAGGAGATCTCCGAGACCGTAAAGCTAGCCAGGTATCTGGCAAGCCAGGGAGAGGATCTGAATAAAAAGTTCTTATCGCACCTTGTTTTCCTTGGCAATCCCGGAACCGGAAAAACAACAGTAGCCCGTATATACAGTGAAATTATTTCAGCCCTGGGGATCCTGCCCCGCGGGCATTTAGTTGAGGCCGACAGGCAAAGGCTGGTTTCAGGCTATACAGGGCAGACGGCCATTCAGACCTCGGAAGTTATTGACCAGGCTCTTGGCGGCACACTTTTTATTGACGAGGCCTACAGCCTGGTTAAAAAGTCGGGCGGCGGGCAGGATTTCGGCCAGGAGGCAATTGACACACTCTTAAAGAGGATGGAAGACGACCGCGACAAGTTTATTGTTATTGCCGCCGGGTACACCGATGAAATGAAAAATTTTCTGGAGAGTAATCCCGGACTCAGGTCGCGCTTTACAAAAACCATTACATTTGAGGATTATAACCCCGACGACCTGCTTGAGATAACGCTTTCCATGGTCTCCCAAAAAGGCTTCTCACTTGAAAGTGATGCAAGGGAGCCTTTAAGAAAATACTACAACACGCTTTACAGAAACCGCGATAAATCCTTCGGCAACGCCAGAATTGTAAGAAACCTTGTTGAAAGCGCACTGAAAAACCAGATGCTCCGCATGTCTGAAATGCCCGAGGCCAGGAGAACCGAAACCGAAGCCGGAACCATAAAACTTGCGGATATGAAGAGCCTGATTTACGGCGCAAGTGAGAAGAGAAGCTTCAGGGTAGAAGGCGACATAGAGCAGCTGAACCACTGCATGCAGGAGCTTAAAAACCTGACCGGGCTTCTGCAGGTAAAAAAGACGGTCGAGAAACTCGTCTCGGGCCTGAAAGTGGCGAAGCTAAGGGAGAAAAGAGGCCTTTCAGTTATTGAGAAAAATATGCACGCTGTTTTCCTGGGAAACCCGGGAACCGGAAAAACAACGGTTGCACGCCTTTTGAGCAGGATATATAAAGAGATGGGACTCCTGGAAAAGGGGCATTTAGTTGAAGTTGACCGGGCCTCGCTTGTTGCAGGATACCAGGGGCAGACGGCAATTAAAACTGATGAAGTTATCCGTCAGGCACTGGGCGGCACACTCTTTATTGACGAGGCATACACACTTTCCAG is a genomic window containing:
- a CDS encoding AAA family ATPase, whose amino-acid sequence is MKIKDINGTGSIDLRELIATAYGHLRNGRFQAALETSRQAYEAMPNDSSAIICHAWALLENGSPAKALELANLAVESDEHSFNSHLYRGLFLSRMSIYEGALSDLDVAVKNEEYLLSMAYLSRARSLAGLGRYFEALEEMEKAILVSGENVPDFKERKRWYRIAAGYNDLFEEKADAGIEQLEEAEKALSFGENWFTLLIAGKIISNKLSGNVSEEMLQKAQILELRAMTALFQYLPALQKAEKLKEGLRGNVEFKAIYVELLRLCSKKNNDDPESPLPAEKEREDSQNAKEKPSPEIEDKNNGVISLRKRIDFKSHSNPFAEFLDAKMFPFSSNTSGEIKRYLVQFSARNTSFIGTELLLSNPFYQTRDFSLSGEALWYLNGEEIGRNSFSVFIDKSWEEATFVQYWGAEVPGYWEKGQARVEILIDEHKVCERWFLISTTEIEQSAEARYLPDETETLPGEPDPVPEISPVKVNRNYSYLPLPQEEEPLEVLLQNLDSLTGLNKVKEALRDFISYLEFQNERQRLGLSSSSNFTLHCVFQGNPGTGKTTVARMLGKILKAMGFLEKGHIVEVDRAGLVGQYIGETAIKTDKLVSEAMGGVLFIDEAYSLVKKSGGGQDFGQEAIDTLLKRMEDHKGEFVVIAAGYPEEMQAFLNSNPGLKSRFTHSFDFEDYSPEELLEIFKATASAEEYTPSEEALEMIKKEFTRLYRKRDKSFGNARLSGRFFNESKLQLSRRFTRLSDQEKSKQAMMTITEEDIKAILSTEKEKNVSIPIDEEALSRALEKINSLSGIESVKKEISETVKLARYLASQGEDLNKKFLSHLVFLGNPGTGKTTVARIYSEIISALGILPRGHLVEADRQRLVSGYTGQTAIQTSEVIDQALGGTLFIDEAYSLVKKSGGGQDFGQEAIDTLLKRMEDDRDKFIVIAAGYTDEMKNFLESNPGLRSRFTKTITFEDYNPDDLLEITLSMVSQKGFSLESDAREPLRKYYNTLYRNRDKSFGNARIVRNLVESALKNQMLRMSEMPEARRTETEAGTIKLADMKSLIYGASEKRSFRVEGDIEQLNHCMQELKNLTGLLQVKKTVEKLVSGLKVAKLREKRGLSVIEKNMHAVFLGNPGTGKTTVARLLSRIYKEMGLLEKGHLVEVDRASLVAGYQGQTAIKTDEVIRQALGGTLFIDEAYTLSRNGNDFGQEAIDTLLKRMEDFKGQFAVITAGYPDEMNRFLNSNPGLKSRFSNILTFEDYSPRQMLEIAANIADESGYKLDEGALQFLLEIFTRLYTKRDKNFGNARTARQILYETISNQEERISKLTDVGDEDLMTITIEDVERLAQF